The following proteins are co-located in the Legionella fallonii LLAP-10 genome:
- a CDS encoding tyrosine-type recombinase/integrase, translating into MSKNTYIENYIAYQKSTDKSPATLASYRSDLIQFAIWFESINGVEMKLINITPTDARQYKQHLIDSNLRPPTINRRLLSLKYFLGWGWETKKIKYRFPLPKTVKQSQSMPKWLTRSQQNQLLRHVEQYGNKRDAAIVKILLNTGLRVSELCDMQWAHITMSERKGRLQVNAGKGCKYREIPLNKDVRLALYNLDYTIHAGSDAFVFKGQRGALSPRGVQLMLNRLRIPDELGVISPHHFRHTFCKNLVDAGISLEKVAMLAGHERLDTTKLYCQPSFADLSDAVEKIGELD; encoded by the coding sequence ATGAGCAAAAACACGTATATTGAAAATTACATCGCTTATCAAAAATCGACTGATAAATCACCAGCAACGTTGGCGAGTTATCGTAGCGACCTAATCCAATTTGCTATTTGGTTTGAATCAATCAATGGTGTCGAAATGAAATTGATTAACATTACGCCAACTGATGCACGCCAATACAAGCAACATTTGATTGATTCAAATCTCAGGCCGCCAACTATTAATCGACGGTTGTTATCACTGAAATATTTTTTGGGGTGGGGATGGGAAACAAAGAAAATAAAATATCGATTCCCACTGCCAAAGACAGTGAAACAATCACAGTCGATGCCTAAGTGGCTAACCCGTTCCCAGCAAAATCAATTACTTCGTCACGTAGAGCAGTATGGCAACAAAAGAGATGCTGCCATTGTGAAAATATTGTTGAATACAGGCTTACGTGTCAGTGAATTGTGCGACATGCAATGGGCGCATATCACCATGAGTGAGCGTAAAGGCAGGTTGCAGGTTAATGCTGGCAAAGGATGCAAGTATCGTGAGATCCCATTAAATAAGGATGTACGCCTTGCTTTATATAATTTGGATTATACAATACATGCTGGCAGTGACGCCTTTGTTTTTAAAGGTCAACGTGGCGCGCTTAGTCCACGAGGTGTGCAGTTGATGCTAAATCGGCTACGTATTCCTGATGAGCTTGGTGTTATCTCGCCCCATCACTTTAGACACACGTTTTGTAAAAATTTGGTTGATGCAGGGATCAGTTTGGAAAAAGTGGCTATGTTGGCTGGGCATGAACGATTAGATACAACAAAATTATACTGTCAACCGTCATTTGCTGATCTAAGCGACGCTGTTGAAAAAATCGGAGAACTTGATTAA